The Paenibacillus sp. MBLB1832 genome has a window encoding:
- a CDS encoding polysaccharide deacetylase family protein yields the protein MNIFTENQWRRLSLIIAVVWVLLGIVHHYSTQHPLLNSMQTVKPTPEVVSEKSALHDPEALESPMPNVQQMPSLEATESPTANAQQMPSLEATQKAFSEVNLAVSSQIAQQSQTISAPSTVFYRDKVAVITYHHIDSHESSVTITPERFDSHLQLLKKNGFHVISIEDFIDFLQQKKSVPPNAVVITFDDGYESFYKYAYPLLKKEGMTATMFLIVSYIEDGTVRQPPILTWSEIEDMHKEGFSFYSHTYNSHDSIFVSGKEISKLVTKTVNPTTHIPETDTEYKARIKNDFKKADDILNAKLGNSINLLCLPHGQYNQDVIDQAKQIGIPFIFTGIEGINSSNDKLIKRINGGSPYMSDKLFLAKLTAGSKK from the coding sequence ATGAATATTTTTACAGAAAACCAATGGCGTAGACTTTCTCTAATTATCGCGGTCGTATGGGTCTTACTTGGTATTGTACATCATTATTCAACTCAACATCCTTTATTGAACTCTATGCAAACTGTAAAACCAACACCAGAGGTCGTTTCCGAGAAGTCCGCTCTACATGACCCAGAGGCACTAGAAAGTCCGATGCCGAACGTTCAACAAATGCCTAGCCTTGAAGCAACAGAAAGCCCAACAGCAAACGCTCAACAAATGCCTAGCCTTGAAGCAACACAAAAGGCTTTTAGTGAAGTTAACCTAGCCGTTTCATCCCAAATAGCACAACAATCTCAAACAATTAGTGCTCCTTCCACGGTTTTTTATCGGGACAAGGTTGCAGTCATAACCTATCATCACATTGATTCGCATGAATCCTCGGTAACCATTACACCGGAACGGTTTGATTCGCATCTGCAACTACTAAAAAAAAATGGTTTTCATGTCATTTCAATAGAGGATTTCATAGATTTTCTGCAACAAAAGAAGTCTGTACCGCCGAATGCAGTCGTTATTACGTTTGATGACGGCTATGAGTCTTTTTACAAATATGCTTATCCATTGCTGAAAAAAGAGGGCATGACGGCGACTATGTTTCTCATCGTTAGCTATATCGAGGATGGTACCGTTCGACAACCGCCAATTTTAACTTGGTCCGAAATTGAAGACATGCATAAGGAGGGATTCAGTTTTTATTCTCATACCTATAATTCCCATGATTCAATTTTCGTGAGTGGAAAAGAAATTTCTAAACTAGTAACCAAGACAGTAAATCCAACAACGCATATACCTGAAACGGATACCGAATATAAGGCAAGAATTAAAAATGACTTTAAGAAAGCCGATGATATTCTCAACGCCAAATTGGGTAATTCCATTAATTTGCTTTGCTTGCCGCATGGCCAATATAATCAGGATGTTATTGATCAAGCCAAACAAATTGGAATTCCGTTTATTTTCACAGGGATTGAAGGCATAAATTCAAGTAATGATAAACTTATAAAACGAATTAATGGTGGTTCTCCTTATATGTCAGACAAATTATTTCTAGCTAAACTAACAGCCGGCAGTAAAAAATAG
- a CDS encoding helix-turn-helix domain-containing protein, protein MKTNYITQKSLFTIGNISFITVQRPQGHKISYSEGRSQHSFIYTFSGTMCYSFEDPATSNIMAPAGQLVFLPSGTRHASTYLDTENEVGIAQWDLINGELPYYIAAPTLITFDHAEEIFSSFRTNLKAGVGDHAMYYFYRMYELLWHLSRKIQNIPYKYKKLQPALDEMTVNFADHRKISYYANMAGMSEPGFRRLFTEFTGLSPIDYRNQIRLQEAKKLLRSGEYRIDEAAEAIGFTNLSFFCRSYKRFFGHSPGKEK, encoded by the coding sequence TTGAAAACGAATTACATTACGCAAAAATCTCTGTTTACCATCGGAAATATCAGCTTTATTACCGTACAACGCCCCCAAGGACATAAAATATCGTATTCCGAGGGCAGAAGCCAGCATTCGTTCATCTATACGTTCAGCGGCACCATGTGCTATAGTTTTGAAGACCCTGCCACCAGCAATATTATGGCCCCTGCAGGACAATTAGTATTTCTTCCTTCGGGGACCCGTCACGCGAGTACCTATCTGGATACCGAGAACGAGGTCGGAATTGCACAATGGGATCTAATCAACGGGGAGCTTCCTTATTACATTGCCGCACCGACCCTGATCACATTTGATCATGCGGAAGAGATCTTCTCTTCTTTTCGTACGAACTTGAAAGCTGGAGTCGGCGATCATGCGATGTATTATTTTTATCGAATGTATGAATTGCTATGGCATCTCTCCAGGAAAATTCAGAACATTCCTTATAAGTACAAAAAACTGCAACCTGCTCTAGATGAAATGACTGTGAATTTTGCAGACCATCGTAAAATCAGCTATTATGCGAATATGGCTGGGATGAGCGAGCCGGGATTTCGCCGGCTTTTCACCGAATTTACCGGATTATCTCCGATTGATTACCGCAATCAAATTCGACTCCAAGAAGCAAAAAAACTGCTTCGCAGCGGGGAATACCGCATTGACGAAGCAGCAGAAGCCATAGGATTTACCAATCTGTCTTTTTTTTGTCGATCTTACAAAAGGTTCTTCGGGCATAGCCCGGGAAAAGAGAAATAA
- a CDS encoding glycoside hydrolase family 2 TIM barrel-domain containing protein: MIPVRKLWENPNILQENRQPARASFIPYADLSSAQRGRRGSSPYYQTLNGMWKFQYKESVYEVNEAFYQPDVDVSTWDNLLVPSCWQVNGYDQQHYTNVNYPIPCDPPFVPDVNPAGLYVRDFNISERWSDKQKYVVFEGVNACFYVWVNGGYVGYSQGSRVPAEFDITSFIQPGRNRIAVMVLKWCDGTYLEDQDAWRYSGIFRDVYVLARSKAHLRDVHIKQQLAHDSKSAELHIAMEATGLLEVKAELRDAHNLMVDIGTGTVSDKGILHLRIENPLLWNAEQPNLYVLYLYAGEEILYFQVGFRSIDIKEGVFQINGVAVKLKGVNRHDSHPVLGQTIPLEHMKQDLLLMKKHNINTVRTAHYPNDPRFLNLCDELGFYVIDEADLECHGIGIAENWENGAFHKLSEREDWRDAFVERAERMVERDKNHPSIIMWSLGNESGYGANHIAMAEWIKRRDPSRPIHYEGAAPDYKSSAPVECLDIESRMYASVEYLESYAKEPSNSKPLFLCEYSHAMGNGPGDLNDYWEVIHRYPNLMGGCVWEWCDHGIATVSKEGIPHYAYGGDFGDLPNDGNFCIDGLVSPDRKPHTGLLELKQVIAPVRTKEINLLKGKFLLMNRYDFSDLSQISLYWKIESQGELLEQGWLSELHVQAQSAAEIHIPYLLPASSDHEVVLTLSFRNKLETLWADQGHELSFEQFILPVQVQGVASVVIGANEKIHVHETGDVLRIEGFDFEHTFDITAGTFIGLSRNGVQLLTRPAVFTIWRAPTDNDMYIKKSWMEEGFDRTTMKVYDSEWHRSLDGKIEISVNFSLGGYIRYPILHGQAKWTITETGKITLKANIQVREGLPFLPRFGLQLTMPEGSEEVEYYGFGPHESYQDKRQSVRKGKYTTTVDGMHEDYIRPQENGSRFGTAWSSVTNTLGMGLRFQAEHPFSFHASHFTPSDLTNTTHNYQLVKRKETIIHLDYRMSGVGSGSCGPQLLETYQLREDTFSFNLEITPVFKEDE; this comes from the coding sequence ATGATTCCAGTGCGTAAATTATGGGAAAACCCCAACATATTGCAAGAAAATCGTCAGCCTGCGAGAGCTTCATTTATCCCCTATGCGGATTTGTCCTCAGCTCAGCGTGGTCGTAGGGGAAGCTCTCCGTACTACCAAACATTAAACGGCATGTGGAAATTCCAATACAAGGAAAGTGTTTACGAAGTAAACGAGGCGTTTTACCAGCCTGATGTGGATGTTAGCACATGGGATAACCTATTGGTTCCATCCTGCTGGCAAGTGAATGGCTACGATCAACAGCATTATACGAATGTCAATTATCCAATTCCTTGTGATCCGCCTTTTGTGCCTGATGTGAATCCGGCGGGCTTATATGTAAGGGATTTCAATATTTCGGAGCGATGGTCAGATAAACAAAAGTATGTGGTTTTCGAAGGTGTAAATGCGTGCTTTTATGTTTGGGTGAACGGTGGCTATGTGGGGTACAGCCAGGGAAGCCGTGTGCCCGCAGAATTCGATATCACCTCGTTTATTCAACCAGGACGCAATCGAATTGCTGTAATGGTTCTAAAATGGTGCGATGGTACTTATCTAGAGGATCAGGATGCGTGGAGATATTCAGGCATTTTCCGTGATGTGTATGTACTGGCAAGAAGCAAAGCCCATCTAAGAGATGTGCATATCAAGCAGCAGCTTGCCCATGATAGTAAGTCTGCTGAGCTTCATATTGCTATGGAAGCCACGGGGCTCTTAGAGGTGAAAGCTGAGCTGCGTGACGCTCACAATCTCATGGTTGATATTGGGACCGGCACTGTGTCTGACAAGGGCATCCTTCATTTACGAATTGAGAACCCGTTACTATGGAACGCTGAGCAGCCGAATCTCTATGTATTATACCTGTATGCAGGTGAAGAGATTCTGTATTTCCAAGTGGGCTTCCGAAGCATAGACATTAAGGAAGGGGTATTTCAGATCAACGGTGTCGCTGTGAAGCTGAAGGGTGTCAATCGGCATGATTCCCATCCGGTTCTGGGACAAACCATCCCATTAGAGCATATGAAGCAAGATTTGCTGTTGATGAAGAAGCATAATATCAATACGGTGCGTACCGCGCACTATCCGAATGATCCCAGGTTTTTGAACCTGTGTGATGAACTTGGTTTTTATGTTATTGATGAAGCGGATCTGGAATGTCATGGCATCGGGATTGCGGAGAACTGGGAGAATGGAGCCTTCCACAAGCTTTCCGAGCGTGAGGACTGGAGAGACGCTTTTGTGGAACGCGCGGAGCGAATGGTCGAGCGGGATAAAAATCATCCTTCCATCATCATGTGGTCGCTGGGAAATGAGTCTGGCTACGGTGCTAATCATATTGCAATGGCAGAATGGATAAAACGGCGCGATCCGTCTAGGCCGATTCACTATGAAGGAGCTGCACCTGATTACAAGAGCAGCGCTCCAGTAGAGTGCCTGGATATTGAAAGCCGTATGTATGCTTCAGTTGAATATTTGGAGTCATATGCGAAGGAGCCATCGAATAGCAAGCCTTTATTCTTATGTGAATACAGTCATGCGATGGGGAATGGACCTGGCGATTTAAATGATTATTGGGAAGTGATTCATCGCTATCCCAATTTGATGGGAGGATGTGTATGGGAATGGTGTGATCATGGGATTGCAACCGTGTCGAAGGAGGGCATTCCTCATTATGCCTATGGTGGGGATTTCGGCGATCTTCCCAATGACGGCAACTTCTGTATCGACGGACTTGTAAGCCCGGATCGGAAGCCTCATACCGGGTTGCTTGAGCTGAAGCAGGTCATTGCACCTGTTCGCACGAAGGAGATCAATCTGCTGAAGGGAAAATTCCTTCTTATGAATCGTTATGATTTTTCAGATTTATCCCAGATTTCTTTATATTGGAAAATCGAAAGTCAGGGAGAGCTCCTTGAGCAAGGTTGGCTAAGCGAACTTCATGTGCAAGCTCAGAGTGCTGCTGAAATCCATATTCCTTACCTACTCCCGGCTTCATCGGATCATGAGGTTGTCCTAACGTTATCCTTCCGAAACAAGCTGGAAACCTTGTGGGCCGATCAGGGACACGAGCTGAGCTTCGAGCAGTTTATTTTACCCGTACAGGTTCAGGGAGTCGCTAGTGTGGTTATCGGTGCCAATGAGAAGATTCACGTGCACGAAACAGGAGATGTTCTGCGCATAGAAGGGTTTGACTTCGAGCATACCTTCGATATAACGGCGGGTACCTTTATTGGGTTATCCAGGAATGGCGTCCAGCTCTTGACTCGTCCGGCGGTCTTCACCATTTGGCGTGCCCCTACAGACAACGATATGTATATAAAAAAATCGTGGATGGAGGAAGGTTTCGATCGGACAACGATGAAGGTTTACGACTCTGAGTGGCATAGAAGCCTGGATGGAAAAATTGAAATTAGTGTGAATTTCTCATTAGGTGGCTACATTCGCTATCCAATTCTTCATGGTCAAGCAAAATGGACGATCACGGAAACTGGTAAAATTACATTGAAGGCCAATATTCAGGTTCGTGAAGGGCTGCCCTTCTTACCTCGTTTCGGTTTGCAACTTACGATGCCGGAAGGATCGGAAGAGGTCGAATACTACGGATTCGGTCCGCATGAAAGTTATCAGGACAAGCGGCAAAGCGTTCGAAAGGGCAAGTATACAACTACCGTTGACGGGATGCATGAGGATTACATCAGGCCTCAGGAGAACGGATCGCGATTTGGGACAGCGTGGTCATCGGTCACGAACACATTGGGAATGGGACTGCGATTTCAAGCAGAACACCCATTTTCCTTCCATGCTTCGCATTTCACGCCTAGTGATTTAACAAACACGACTCACAATTATCAACTTGTCAAACGTAAGGAGACGATCATTCATCTGGATTACAGAATGAGCGGTGTAGGCTCAGGCTCCTGCGGACCGCAGCTACTGGAGACCTATCAGTTGCGTGAGGATACGTTTTCATTTAACCTGGAAATCACCCCGGTTTTTAAGGAAGATGAGTAA
- a CDS encoding GerAB/ArcD/ProY family transporter, with product MYVTSRQLTLWIILYQLGSSMLIIPAGLAAVAKQDAWLAVIIAIAISFLFIPLYVAISNQMKMKSVFLYFQALFGNVGGRTLLSLFIFMFPFLIFILTLRNLGDFVTTSIIPQTPAQVIYAIMLFTVVYALYLGIQPLVRSVEIFFPLAMFLMLILIVSVIPNYKVDQILPVLEHGWKPPIRASLLLAAFPFMESVLLLFFVPFVESGKILKKILIKSTMISGIFFFIITGSVLVVLSPELTENLVFPSYFVIRTISFASFYERFEVLVAVIWFISMFCRLSLLMYISAKGLSESLSIKNYRSLLIPLSGIAFIMADVVWPNLTYLNEFITIWPSYAMVFGYVLPILLWVIGRIKTKQT from the coding sequence ATGTATGTGACATCGAGGCAACTCACGTTATGGATCATCTTATATCAATTGGGGAGTTCAATGTTAATTATACCTGCAGGATTAGCCGCTGTAGCCAAACAGGATGCATGGCTTGCAGTTATAATTGCAATAGCTATAAGTTTCCTTTTCATTCCGCTCTATGTGGCAATTAGTAACCAAATGAAAATGAAGTCGGTATTCCTTTATTTTCAAGCACTTTTTGGAAATGTAGGAGGAAGAACACTGCTTTCCCTTTTCATTTTCATGTTCCCCTTTCTCATTTTCATTTTGACATTAAGAAATTTAGGCGACTTTGTAACTACCTCAATCATCCCGCAAACCCCCGCTCAGGTCATTTACGCGATCATGCTGTTTACTGTGGTATATGCACTTTATTTGGGCATTCAACCATTAGTAAGATCAGTAGAAATCTTCTTCCCACTTGCAATGTTCTTAATGCTTATCCTGATTGTGTCCGTCATTCCTAACTATAAAGTAGATCAGATACTTCCAGTGTTAGAGCATGGATGGAAACCTCCCATACGTGCTTCCTTACTTTTAGCAGCCTTTCCTTTTATGGAAAGTGTATTATTATTGTTTTTCGTACCATTCGTAGAAAGTGGTAAAATCCTAAAAAAGATATTAATTAAAAGCACGATGATTAGCGGAATTTTCTTTTTCATCATTACTGGATCTGTATTGGTTGTACTAAGTCCCGAATTAACAGAAAATCTGGTGTTTCCAAGTTACTTTGTCATTAGAACCATTAGTTTCGCTAGTTTTTATGAGCGATTCGAGGTGCTTGTCGCGGTCATCTGGTTTATTTCAATGTTTTGTCGACTTAGTTTATTAATGTATATATCAGCAAAAGGTTTATCAGAGTCATTGTCAATAAAGAACTATCGTTCTTTATTAATTCCATTGTCTGGGATAGCATTCATTATGGCTGATGTTGTATGGCCTAATCTGACTTATTTAAATGAGTTTATAACGATTTGGCCTTCCTATGCGATGGTATTTGGCTATGTATTACCCATACTTTTATGGGTAATTGGAAGGATAAAAACAAAACAAACATAA
- a CDS encoding Ger(x)C family spore germination protein: MAAKRRVILLVMGVVLSEILTGCWNRKELNDLSVVIGMGIEMVNEEYLVTMQVVDTSQMSSNRKADRSPTLVISEQERTIYEAIRKITTKTSRKMYGAHLRLLILDEKVARKGIRDALDQILRDYEPRPDFYTVLSKKYSPREILSLVTPTEVLPAIELYRSLKLSEKVWAPTAAITIVELYQMLVKEGIEPVLTGLTIRGNSVKGSKMDNVKQPKSYAEYQFEDIGVFREDKFLGWLGESDSKAYNYIVNKVRNTVGKAACPNGSNEFVVEITKSKAKIKPEMRSGVPAVRIVLKTEGNIGELHCNVDLNKEEDFLQLQQAGKERLYQIVDQGIRHVQDDYGVDIFGFGIAFHHKFPKQWAVLKTNWNENFKKMPIDVELDYKLQKIGKTINSLENRLNRGVEEK, translated from the coding sequence TTGGCAGCTAAAAGAAGGGTAATTCTATTAGTAATGGGAGTTGTACTTTCTGAAATCTTGACTGGTTGCTGGAATCGAAAAGAACTCAATGATCTTTCTGTAGTTATTGGTATGGGTATTGAAATGGTGAATGAGGAATATTTGGTAACCATGCAGGTTGTAGATACTTCACAAATGTCTTCAAATCGCAAAGCTGATCGCTCACCAACGCTAGTCATTTCAGAGCAAGAGAGAACGATCTACGAAGCCATTCGGAAAATAACAACCAAAACGTCGCGTAAAATGTACGGAGCTCATCTTCGTCTTCTTATTCTGGATGAAAAAGTAGCAAGAAAGGGGATTCGTGATGCGTTAGATCAGATCCTCCGCGATTATGAACCGCGCCCCGATTTTTATACCGTTCTTTCCAAAAAATATTCGCCTCGGGAGATATTATCCCTGGTTACACCAACGGAAGTATTGCCAGCCATAGAACTCTATCGCTCTCTGAAATTATCTGAAAAGGTGTGGGCACCAACAGCGGCCATCACGATTGTCGAACTATACCAAATGCTTGTGAAGGAAGGCATTGAACCCGTTCTAACCGGATTAACCATTCGCGGTAATTCGGTCAAAGGCTCCAAGATGGATAATGTTAAACAGCCAAAATCCTATGCAGAATACCAATTCGAAGATATTGGCGTTTTTCGTGAAGACAAATTTCTAGGTTGGCTAGGGGAGTCAGACAGTAAAGCTTATAATTACATTGTGAACAAAGTTAGAAATACAGTCGGAAAAGCCGCATGTCCAAACGGATCTAATGAGTTTGTTGTTGAGATCACAAAGTCGAAAGCGAAAATTAAGCCTGAGATGCGCAGTGGTGTGCCAGCCGTTCGCATTGTACTGAAAACGGAGGGGAACATTGGTGAGTTACACTGTAATGTAGACTTAAATAAAGAAGAGGATTTTCTCCAATTACAGCAAGCTGGAAAGGAGAGGCTGTATCAGATCGTGGATCAAGGAATTAGACATGTTCAGGATGATTATGGTGTTGACATCTTTGGATTTGGTATTGCATTTCACCACAAATTTCCTAAACAGTGGGCCGTCCTAAAAACAAATTGGAATGAAAACTTCAAGAAGATGCCTATCGATGTTGAGCTTGATTATAAACTACAAAAAATTGGGAAAACTATAAATTCACTTGAAAATAGACTTAATCGAGGAGTAGAAGAGAAATGA
- a CDS encoding SGNH/GDSL hydrolase family protein, with translation MLLQKGEKLIMIGDSITDCERKHPYGEGLFAGIGKGYVSLVDAFLQSTYPEKGIRVINMGNSGNTIRDLKERWATDVEHLKPDWLSIMIGINDVWRQYDQPTIRESHVYSEEYEATLRELVLRTKPQVKGIVLMTPFYIEPNREDAMRKTMDEYGEIVKRVAEECDCLFVDTQAAFEPVLREIYPATLAWDRVHPSVVGHMVIAKAFLATIGFSYF, from the coding sequence ATGCTCTTACAAAAAGGCGAAAAACTCATCATGATTGGAGACTCAATCACGGATTGTGAACGTAAGCATCCATATGGAGAAGGACTATTTGCAGGAATTGGTAAAGGCTATGTTTCGCTGGTAGATGCGTTCCTTCAAAGTACCTATCCCGAGAAGGGAATTCGGGTTATAAATATGGGGAATAGTGGGAACACCATCCGAGATTTAAAAGAGCGTTGGGCTACGGATGTAGAGCATCTAAAACCTGACTGGCTTTCAATCATGATCGGGATCAACGATGTTTGGCGGCAATATGATCAACCTACTATTAGGGAGTCTCATGTATACTCGGAGGAGTATGAGGCTACGTTGCGAGAGCTTGTGTTACGAACCAAGCCACAAGTAAAAGGCATCGTTTTGATGACTCCTTTCTACATCGAGCCCAACAGGGAGGACGCGATGCGGAAGACGATGGATGAATACGGGGAGATCGTAAAGCGTGTCGCGGAGGAGTGTGACTGCTTGTTCGTGGATACGCAAGCTGCGTTCGAACCAGTTTTGCGGGAGATTTACCCGGCTACTCTTGCTTGGGACCGTGTTCATCCGTCTGTGGTGGGGCATATGGTAATCGCTAAGGCATTTTTGGCAACGATTGGGTTCTCATACTTTTAA
- a CDS encoding spore germination protein: MDEDLPGKDLISDFNFRMKQIKSMIGDSADFVIRELTIQRPILPPVRLALFYFDGMIDKPTLQECVIPSILNCGHRIEVDHSEVLSLIQHSIVDVSEVLMVDHWEKGIEATLSGEVLLLWQGSQQGLCFSIPGWEDRGVTESKTQSVVRGPQEAFSETLRTNTTLVRKRIKDPNVKLISKKAGSMTKTDIGVMYIQGLAEENMLQTLLQLIEKYPLDRVLEGEYLEEWFLKDQTKTIFPTIYNTDKPDTIAGGLLDGKIAIFIDGTPFVLLVPALFVDFIQSAEDYYQPYLYSNAIRLLRYLALLICLLAPAIYITLTTFHQDMLPTHLLLSLAAQREGIPFPAFIEAVLMEVTFEILREAGIRMPRTIGQAVSIVGTIVIGQAAVEANIVSAAMVIIVSITAISSFVIPSYGMSIGLRMLRFAFMASAASFGVYGITIAMIVLILHLNSLESFGIPYLSPSAPFHLQKQKDAILRFPYWAFRNKN, translated from the coding sequence ATGGATGAGGACCTTCCAGGTAAAGATCTTATCAGCGATTTCAATTTTAGAATGAAGCAAATTAAATCGATGATTGGAGATAGCGCTGATTTTGTAATTCGGGAGCTTACCATTCAGCGGCCAATCCTCCCACCAGTAAGGTTGGCCTTGTTCTATTTTGACGGAATGATTGATAAGCCAACCTTACAGGAATGTGTTATTCCTTCAATTTTAAATTGTGGACATAGGATTGAAGTGGATCATAGCGAAGTCCTATCTCTCATTCAGCATAGTATTGTTGATGTAAGCGAAGTACTCATGGTAGATCACTGGGAAAAAGGGATTGAAGCTACGCTGTCAGGCGAGGTGCTTTTGCTATGGCAGGGCTCCCAACAAGGGCTATGTTTTTCTATCCCTGGATGGGAAGATCGAGGTGTCACTGAGTCTAAAACGCAATCTGTCGTACGTGGTCCTCAGGAAGCCTTTTCTGAAACCCTCCGAACCAACACAACATTAGTACGCAAGCGAATTAAAGATCCTAACGTCAAATTAATCTCAAAAAAGGCAGGCAGTATGACGAAGACGGATATTGGGGTCATGTATATCCAAGGCTTGGCTGAAGAAAATATGCTCCAAACTCTACTCCAACTTATCGAGAAATATCCCCTAGATAGAGTATTGGAAGGGGAATATCTGGAAGAGTGGTTTCTTAAAGATCAGACCAAAACGATATTCCCTACCATTTATAATACGGACAAGCCAGATACGATTGCAGGAGGATTACTTGACGGAAAGATTGCTATTTTTATTGACGGAACGCCATTTGTTCTTCTGGTACCTGCATTATTTGTTGATTTTATCCAATCCGCAGAAGATTACTATCAACCCTATTTATATAGTAATGCGATTAGACTTCTTCGTTATTTGGCTTTGTTGATTTGTTTACTTGCACCAGCTATTTATATTACATTGACTACTTTCCATCAGGATATGCTACCTACCCATCTTCTGCTTAGTCTGGCAGCCCAGCGGGAAGGCATTCCATTCCCAGCCTTTATAGAGGCTGTGTTAATGGAAGTTACCTTTGAAATCCTTCGGGAGGCTGGTATCCGTATGCCAAGAACAATCGGTCAAGCTGTTTCAATTGTGGGCACTATTGTTATCGGTCAAGCTGCAGTAGAGGCCAATATTGTGTCAGCGGCCATGGTTATTATTGTTTCGATTACCGCCATTTCAAGTTTTGTGATACCTTCTTATGGCATGTCTATCGGTTTACGCATGCTTCGATTTGCTTTTATGGCGAGTGCTGCATCTTTTGGTGTCTATGGAATTACCATTGCGATGATTGTCCTGATCCTACATCTCAACAGCTTGGAATCTTTCGGTATTCCCTATTTAAGCCCTTCTGCTCCATTCCACCTGCAAAAACAGAAAGATGCCATTCTGCGTTTTCCATATTGGGCATTTCGTAATAAAAATTAA